One genomic window of Cydia strobilella chromosome 11, ilCydStro3.1, whole genome shotgun sequence includes the following:
- the LOC134745637 gene encoding protein lifeguard 1-like isoform X1: MWQNPGVYPGDQNQGGYPQGGYPQGGYPQGGYPPPGGYPPQGGYPPQAGYPPQPGYAPQPGFQPGYGAPGYAGEAGGYGQPGVSDLGEDGSVKGFDFNDQSIRKSFIRKVYSILMCQLLITMAFITLFTYHEGSKVWFRSHSYMMFVALAVVIVCLIVMACCGNVRRQAPLNFIFLGIFTLAESFLLGAVSSTKAPEAVMMAVGVTAAVCLALTIFALQTKWDFTMMGGFLVCATVVLLLLGIVAMFVRNNTLQLVYASIGALIFSMYLVYDTQLMMGGKHKYSISPEEYIFAALNLYLDIINIFMYILTIISATRD, encoded by the exons ACCAGAACCAGGGTGGGTACCCGCAAGGTGGATATCCGCAAGGAGGCTACCCGCAAGGTGGCTATCCCCCTCCAGGTGGCTATCCGCCGCAAGGTGGCTATCCTCCGCAAGCTGGCTATCCCCCGCAGCCTGGCTATGCACCTCAGCCTGGATTCCAGCCGGGCTATGGCGCTCCGGGGTATGCTGGTGAA gcggGTGGATACGGACAACCAGGCGTATCAGATTTGGGGGAAGATGGTTCCGTCAAGGGGTTCGATTTCAATGACCAGAGTATTCGCAAGTCCTTTATTCGTAAg GTGTACTCCATTTTGATGTGTCAGCTGCTGATCACTATGGCGTTCATTACACTTTTCACCTACCACGAGGGCTCCAAGGTGTGGTTTAGATCACATTCCTACATGAT gTTTGTAGCCCTAGCCGTGGTTATAGTCTGCCTGATCGTGATGGCGTGCTGCGGCAACGTGCGTCGTCAGGCGCCGTTGAACTTCATCTTCCTCGGCATCTTCACTCTTGCGGAGAGTTTCCTGCTCGGCGCCGTGTCGAGCACCAAGGCGCCTGAAGCG GTGATGATGGCAGTGGGAGTAACGGCAGCTGTGTGTCTCGCCCTGACAATATTCGCTCTGCAGACCAAATGGGACTTCACCATGATGGGCGGATTCCTCGTCTGCGCTACGGTTGTGCTGCTATTGCTTG GTATTGTCGCCATGTTCGTCCGCAACAACACCCTCCAACTCGTGTACGCATCCATCGGCGCCCTCATCTTCTCCATGTATCTCGTGTACGACACGCAACTCATGATGGGCGGCAAGCACAAGTACAGCATCAGCCCCGAGGAGTACATCTTCGCCGCCCTGAACTTGTATCTGGATATTATTAACATCTTCATGTACATTCTGACTATCATCTCCGCTACGAGGGATTAA
- the LOC134745637 gene encoding protein lifeguard 1-like isoform X3 produces MCQLLITMAFITLFTYHEGSKVWFRSHSYMMFVALAVVIVCLIVMACCGNVRRQAPLNFIFLGIFTLAESFLLGAVSSTKAPEAVMMAVGVTAAVCLALTIFALQTKWDFTMMGGFLVCATVVLLLLGIVAMFVRNNTLQLVYASIGALIFSMYLVYDTQLMMGGKHKYSISPEEYIFAALNLYLDIINIFMYILTIISATRD; encoded by the exons ATGTGTCAGCTGCTGATCACTATGGCGTTCATTACACTTTTCACCTACCACGAGGGCTCCAAGGTGTGGTTTAGATCACATTCCTACATGAT gTTTGTAGCCCTAGCCGTGGTTATAGTCTGCCTGATCGTGATGGCGTGCTGCGGCAACGTGCGTCGTCAGGCGCCGTTGAACTTCATCTTCCTCGGCATCTTCACTCTTGCGGAGAGTTTCCTGCTCGGCGCCGTGTCGAGCACCAAGGCGCCTGAAGCG GTGATGATGGCAGTGGGAGTAACGGCAGCTGTGTGTCTCGCCCTGACAATATTCGCTCTGCAGACCAAATGGGACTTCACCATGATGGGCGGATTCCTCGTCTGCGCTACGGTTGTGCTGCTATTGCTTG GTATTGTCGCCATGTTCGTCCGCAACAACACCCTCCAACTCGTGTACGCATCCATCGGCGCCCTCATCTTCTCCATGTATCTCGTGTACGACACGCAACTCATGATGGGCGGCAAGCACAAGTACAGCATCAGCCCCGAGGAGTACATCTTCGCCGCCCTGAACTTGTATCTGGATATTATTAACATCTTCATGTACATTCTGACTATCATCTCCGCTACGAGGGATTAA
- the LOC134745637 gene encoding protein lifeguard 1-like isoform X2, whose product MYQNQGGYPQGGYPQGGYPQGGYPPPGGYPPQGGYPPQAGYPPQPGYAPQPGFQPGYGAPGYAGEAGGYGQPGVSDLGEDGSVKGFDFNDQSIRKSFIRKVYSILMCQLLITMAFITLFTYHEGSKVWFRSHSYMMFVALAVVIVCLIVMACCGNVRRQAPLNFIFLGIFTLAESFLLGAVSSTKAPEAVMMAVGVTAAVCLALTIFALQTKWDFTMMGGFLVCATVVLLLLGIVAMFVRNNTLQLVYASIGALIFSMYLVYDTQLMMGGKHKYSISPEEYIFAALNLYLDIINIFMYILTIISATRD is encoded by the exons ACCAGAACCAGGGTGGGTACCCGCAAGGTGGATATCCGCAAGGAGGCTACCCGCAAGGTGGCTATCCCCCTCCAGGTGGCTATCCGCCGCAAGGTGGCTATCCTCCGCAAGCTGGCTATCCCCCGCAGCCTGGCTATGCACCTCAGCCTGGATTCCAGCCGGGCTATGGCGCTCCGGGGTATGCTGGTGAA gcggGTGGATACGGACAACCAGGCGTATCAGATTTGGGGGAAGATGGTTCCGTCAAGGGGTTCGATTTCAATGACCAGAGTATTCGCAAGTCCTTTATTCGTAAg GTGTACTCCATTTTGATGTGTCAGCTGCTGATCACTATGGCGTTCATTACACTTTTCACCTACCACGAGGGCTCCAAGGTGTGGTTTAGATCACATTCCTACATGAT gTTTGTAGCCCTAGCCGTGGTTATAGTCTGCCTGATCGTGATGGCGTGCTGCGGCAACGTGCGTCGTCAGGCGCCGTTGAACTTCATCTTCCTCGGCATCTTCACTCTTGCGGAGAGTTTCCTGCTCGGCGCCGTGTCGAGCACCAAGGCGCCTGAAGCG GTGATGATGGCAGTGGGAGTAACGGCAGCTGTGTGTCTCGCCCTGACAATATTCGCTCTGCAGACCAAATGGGACTTCACCATGATGGGCGGATTCCTCGTCTGCGCTACGGTTGTGCTGCTATTGCTTG GTATTGTCGCCATGTTCGTCCGCAACAACACCCTCCAACTCGTGTACGCATCCATCGGCGCCCTCATCTTCTCCATGTATCTCGTGTACGACACGCAACTCATGATGGGCGGCAAGCACAAGTACAGCATCAGCCCCGAGGAGTACATCTTCGCCGCCCTGAACTTGTATCTGGATATTATTAACATCTTCATGTACATTCTGACTATCATCTCCGCTACGAGGGATTAA